GGGTGCTGGTCGAGTACCGCGAGTGGGcggggcggctcggcgtggaCGCCCAGGGGAACCGCGCCATCCTGCTCAACGACGAGGGCGCGCGCTTCGTGGAGGCCACCGCCGACGTGGCCCTCGACAGCGTCATGCCGCTCGAGCCCACGCCCGCGGTGCTCGCCCTGCACCCCAGCGGCGACGACGCCGTCGAGCTCATGCTCATCCAGGTCACCCGCTTCGCCTGCGGCTCCCTCGTCGTGGGCTTCACCACGCAGCACATCGTCGCCGACGGCCGCGCCACCAGCAACTTCTTCCTCGCGTGGAGCCAGGCCACCCGCGGCGCGGCCCTGGACCCGGTCCCCGTGCACGACCGCGAGTCCTTCTTCAGGCCCCGCGACCCGCCGCTGGTGGAGTTCGAGCACCGCGGCGTCGAGTTCAAGCCGTACGAGAAGCACGTGGTGGAGAGCCAgagccacgccggcggcgacgacgaggaggaggtcgTGGTCCAGAAGGTCCACTTCAGCCGGGAGTTCATCTCCAGGCTCAAGTCTAGGGCGTCAGCGGGGTTGCCGCGGCCGTACAGCACGCTGCAGTGCGTGGTGGCGCACCTGTGGCGGTGCATGACGACGGCGCGCGGGCTGGACGAGGGCCAGTCCACCAGCGTGTGCATCGCCGTGGACGGGCGCGCGCGGATGAGCCCGCAGGTCCCCGACGGCTACACCGGCAACGTGGTGCTGTGGGCGCGGCCCACGGCGACGGCCGGCGAGCTGGTGGCGAAGCCCCTGCAGCACGCGGTGGGGCTCATCAACCGGGAGGTGGCCCGGATCAACGACGGCTACTTCAAGTCGTTCATCGACTTCGCCGGCTCCGACGCGGTGGGGAAGGAGCGGCTGGTGGCGGCGGTCGACGCGGCCGAGATGGTGCTCAGCCCCGACATCGAGGTCGACAGCTGGCTGCGGATCCCGTTCTACGACCTCGacttcggcggcggccggcccttcTTCTTCATGCCCAGCTACCTGCCGGTGGAGGGTCTGCTCATCCTGCTCCCGTCCTTCGTCGGGGACGGCAGCGTCGACGCCTACGTGCCGCTCTTCAGCCGCGACATGGAAACCTTCAAGGACTGCTGCTACGCCATGGAGTAGGCTGCCGCCCGTTGTTTGGTTCATTCGATTGTCAATGctgtttcttctttttttttcccggtGGCAAATTGCCGATGCTATATAATTTTGGCAGAgactaaataaataaatgaaattTCGATAACCTGTTGCTCGATTCAGATTTTTCAATGCTCCATTGGTTGGTTAACGCCCATTGTGCTCAGAGAAAGCCTACGGAATTCTCTTCACTAATTGCGGGGCTCAGTCGTGCCAGAGCGCGTTACAATGAGGGCCTAGTCGGAGTTGGCCCACACACGAATTCGGCTCGCTCCATTTAATAGGCCGGCCTGTTAAATTTGTACTTTTACTGCGGGGGGCGAATTCCTTCCGGACCGGAATACGCAACGTTTTTTTTCAATTCCGGCCACACACAAGTCTGCTCCAATCATACTCGCCTCCTCGGCCCAGGTTGCAGTGTTTCTATCTTGCTGACACATTTCAGATAGAAACCTCAAATACAACAATAATTACAACACAAGTATGGGCGGAAATTATGAGAATCGATCGTACTACCTGGCTATTTTTTATGTGAGCATAGGGTAGAATTATGTGTTCTGTGTGCTTAAAACTCTGCGACAAATAACGGCCATACTAACATATACTACATCTCGACGTAAAGACAAGGACGCCGTTAAgtggtttatttaatttccaTCGTCTAAAATTGTTCCATCATGTTGCTACCTCTACGACGCGATGATCATAGAACCAACAAGTACTCCTGCTAATACACCGAACTTGTGCACATATTACTGGATGCAGCCAagccgtcttcttcttcttcttcttcttcttcttgttcaggTACTACATTGACGCTCGCCGGGGCAAGCTCCCAGGCCTCGAGCTTGGGCACCCTCACCGCATCCGATCCATTGTTGAACACGTACAGGTGGCTGCTGCTTGTTGCGGCGTGCTCGGGGTACACTCTGGCAGTCATGCATGTCCGCCCTCCACCTCCAAAGCTCTCAACGATCGAGTGGTCGATCTGTGTGTTGCACGAGAGGATACATTGTCAGTGCCAAGCATGCACACGTACAGTAGTAGTTGCAGATTCTAAGAAGCTCTGGTACTTAGTAACAGAGCTAGCTCGATCACTACATTAGTGCCACGTAGTGAGCTCACCAATGTTCTCAGCGATATGCTCCTGTCTTTCTCTATGTCCACGTCCACGAATCCTCCATGCGTCGGTCTGTACACCCCTGCCTTCGTGGAGGACCTGCACGTATCTGAAGGTTCAGAGATTGCCATGTCATCACGTTCCGGCCCGTCGTCTAGTCAGAGGAAGGCccggtagagagagagagagagagagagagagagagagagagagagagagagagagagagagagagagagagagagagagagagcccagTAACATTCACGGGCCGGCCCAAAAACAACGTTTCGTTCGTACCTGGTGAGGTCCGTGCACATGAGGACGGTGTACTCGCCGTGGAGGAGCCGGAACACCCTGAAGAACACGGCGGTGTGCTCCCGCAGGTCGTCGCCGGACGCCATCACCAGCAGCCCGAACGGCCCGACCCCGCCCTGCACGGAGGCGCCCTTCTCCCCGCACAGCGCGTCGGCGTCCAGCAGCCGGTTGCCGTCGAGGCCCTCGGCCCGCTCCAGGCTCGGGATCTCGAACACGACGTCCACGTCCGCCTGCGAGCCCGCGATGCCGCCGATCTCGCGCAGCCCGCCGGACTCCACCTCCGCGCCCAGCAGGGCCGCGCGTCCCCTCCGCAGCGTCTCGATCTCCTCGACGGGCCACTGCAGCAGCTGCCTCCCGGCGGGGTCCAGCCACAGCGCCCGCGGGAACGACTGGAGGCCGGACCAGCCCCTGGCGACGTCGTCGGCCTCGCTGTCGGACTCGTTCACCCACGCCCACAGCACCCGCCGGTTCTTGCGCGCGTCGAAGAACGTCTTGGACGCGTACAGGTGCCCGTGGTCGATCCTCCGCCAGCTCCGgtagtcgtcgtcgccgccgccgcgcgcgacgtCCTCGTCCGGGGTGAACGTGTCCGCCTCGTCGTCGTACCGCCCGACGGTGTAGTAGTCCTGGAGCGTGTCCGGCATGCTCACCTTGAGGACGTGCCTCACGCCGGGGCCGCGCGCCGACGTGTCCAGCccctccgcgccgcgcgccgcgacgGGGAACAGGTCCGGGCACT
This sequence is a window from Panicum virgatum strain AP13 chromosome 7K, P.virgatum_v5, whole genome shotgun sequence. Protein-coding genes within it:
- the LOC120642765 gene encoding agmatine coumaroyltransferase-2-like, with protein sequence MKITVQSSKAVKPAYPGGEAPAGAPGVVPLTVLDKANFDTYISVIYAFRPPAPGNAALEAGLARVLVEYREWAGRLGVDAQGNRAILLNDEGARFVEATADVALDSVMPLEPTPAVLALHPSGDDAVELMLIQVTRFACGSLVVGFTTQHIVADGRATSNFFLAWSQATRGAALDPVPVHDRESFFRPRDPPLVEFEHRGVEFKPYEKHVVESQSHAGGDDEEEVVVQKVHFSREFISRLKSRASAGLPRPYSTLQCVVAHLWRCMTTARGLDEGQSTSVCIAVDGRARMSPQVPDGYTGNVVLWARPTATAGELVAKPLQHAVGLINREVARINDGYFKSFIDFAGSDAVGKERLVAAVDAAEMVLSPDIEVDSWLRIPFYDLDFGGGRPFFFMPSYLPVEGLLILLPSFVGDGSVDAYVPLFSRDMETFKDCCYAME
- the LOC120642766 gene encoding beta-fructofuranosidase, insoluble isoenzyme 6-like isoform X1; the protein is MAALRLAVSNVILCLLLPSSSSSSSPICAARMQDHVRTAYHFQPAKNWQNDPNGPVYYNGMYHLFYQYNPHGALWDVGNLSWGHSVSGDLVNWAALGNALDPTAPFDANGCASGSVTILPDGQPVILYSGIDAERRQVQNIALPKNPRDPLLREWTKPSYNPVVPLPADVSADNFRDPTTAWLGRDGLWRFAISAVATGVGTTLVYRSADFLRWERNAAPLHASRDAVMAECPDLFPVAARGAEGLDTSARGPGVRHVLKVSMPDTLQDYYTVGRYDDEADTFTPDEDVARGGGDDDYRSWRRIDHGHLYASKTFFDARKNRRVLWAWVNESDSEADDVARGWSGLQSFPRALWLDPAGRQLLQWPVEEIETLRRGRAALLGAEVESGGLREIGGIAGSQADVDVVFEIPSLERAEGLDGNRLLDADALCGEKGASVQGGVGPFGLLVMASGDDLREHTAVFFRVFRLLHGEYTVLMCTDLTRSSTKAGVYRPTHGGFVDVDIEKDRSISLRTLIDHSIVESFGGGGRTCMTARVYPEHAATSSSHLYVFNNGSDAVRVPKLEAWELAPASVNVVPEQEEEEEEEEDGLAASSNMCTSSVY
- the LOC120642766 gene encoding beta-fructofuranosidase, insoluble isoenzyme 6-like isoform X2 gives rise to the protein MQDHVRTAYHFQPAKNWQNDPNGPVYYNGMYHLFYQYNPHGALWDVGNLSWGHSVSGDLVNWAALGNALDPTAPFDANGCASGSVTILPDGQPVILYSGIDAERRQVQNIALPKNPRDPLLREWTKPSYNPVVPLPADVSADNFRDPTTAWLGRDGLWRFAISAVATGVGTTLVYRSADFLRWERNAAPLHASRDAVMAECPDLFPVAARGAEGLDTSARGPGVRHVLKVSMPDTLQDYYTVGRYDDEADTFTPDEDVARGGGDDDYRSWRRIDHGHLYASKTFFDARKNRRVLWAWVNESDSEADDVARGWSGLQSFPRALWLDPAGRQLLQWPVEEIETLRRGRAALLGAEVESGGLREIGGIAGSQADVDVVFEIPSLERAEGLDGNRLLDADALCGEKGASVQGGVGPFGLLVMASGDDLREHTAVFFRVFRLLHGEYTVLMCTDLTRSSTKAGVYRPTHGGFVDVDIEKDRSISLRTLIDHSIVESFGGGGRTCMTARVYPEHAATSSSHLYVFNNGSDAVRVPKLEAWELAPASVNVVPEQEEEEEEEEDGLAASSNMCTSSVY